A genomic window from Cucumis melo cultivar AY chromosome 8, USDA_Cmelo_AY_1.0, whole genome shotgun sequence includes:
- the LOC103490039 gene encoding actin-depolymerizing factor 1-like translates to MANAASGMAVNDECKLKFLELKSKRTHRFIVFKIEEKLKQVVVEKLGGPSQSYEDFAASLPANECRYAVYDFDFVTEENCQKSRIFFIAWCPDDSKVRSKMIYASSKDRFKRELDGIQVELQATDPTEMGLDVIRSRAN, encoded by the exons ATG GCCAATGCAGCATCAGGAATGGCTGTGAACGATGAATGTAAGTTAAAGTTTTTGGAGCTCAAGTCGAAAAGAACCCATCGTTTCATTGTCTTTAAGATCGAGGAGAAGCTGAAGCAAGTTGTTGTGGAGAAACTCGGTGGGCCTAGCCAGAGTTATGAAGATTTTGCTGCTAGTCTCCCTGCCAACGAGTGTCGTTATGCTGTCTATGATTTCGACTTTGTGACTGAAGAAAATTGCCAAAAAAGCAGAATCTTCTTCATTGCCTG GTGTCCTGATGATTCAAAGGTCAGAAGCAAGATGATATATGCAAGCTCCAAGGACAGATTCAAGAGAGAGCTCGATGGAATACAAGTAGAGCTGCAAGCAACTGATCCAACTGAGATGGGTCTTGATGTCATTCGAAGCCGTGCCAACTGA